The following coding sequences are from one Scomber scombrus chromosome 20, fScoSco1.1, whole genome shotgun sequence window:
- the chmp4c gene encoding charged multivesicular body protein 4c isoform X1, translated as MSKISKLFKGSSSSSSGSSSSSSASSRSKHHHHRSRGAPSPQEAIHKLRETEEMLTKKQDYLEKKIEQELMIAKKNGTKNKRAALQALKRKKRLEQQLTQIDGTLSTIEFQREALENSHTNTEVLKNMGYAAKAMKKVHENMDVDKIDDLMQDITEQQDVAREISEAISGPFGETFDEDELLAELAELEQEELEDNMKRMGGLPSVPSSRLPSARPSQRATTKKRVEDDDDMRMLASWAT; from the exons atgagtaaaatctcCAAATTATTCAAAGGGAGCTCCAGCTCGAGCTCAGGTTCGTCCAGCTCCTCTTCTGCTTCCTCCAGGTccaaacaccaccaccaccggtCCCGAGGAGCTCCTTCACCTCAGGAAGCCATCCACAAActcagagagacagaagaaatGTTGACAAAGAAACAGGATTACCTGGAGAAAAAGATAGAGCAAGAACTCATGATAGCCAAGAAGAATGGGACCAAAAACAAGCGAG cTGCCCTGCAGGCGCTGAAGAGGAAGAAGCGTCTGGAGCAGCAGCTGACTCAGATCGACGGCACGCTCTCCACCATCGAGTTCCAGAGAGAAGCGCTGGAGAACTCTCACACCAACACGGAGGTGCTGAAGAACATGGGATACGCTGCTAAAGCCATGAAGAAAGTCCACGAGAACAT ggACGTTGATAAGATAGACGATCTGATGCAGGACATCACAGAGCAGCAGGATGTGGCTCGAGAGATCAGTGAAGCCATCTCTGGACCCTTCGGGGAGACGTTTGATGAG gATGAGCTTCTGGCCGAGCTGGCTGAGCTGGaacaggaggagctggaggacaaCATGAAGAGGATGGGAGGTCTGCCCAGTGTTCCCTCCTCCAGACTGCCGTCAGCGAGGCCCAGTCAGCGCGCAA ccaCCAAGAAAAGGGTTGAAGACGATGACGACATGCGCATGCTGGCATCGTGGGCAACTTAA
- the chmp4c gene encoding charged multivesicular body protein 4c isoform X2, whose protein sequence is MSKISKLFKGSSSSSSGSSSSSSASSRSKHHHHRSRGAPSPQEAIHKLRETEEMLTKKQDYLEKKIEQELMIAKKNGTKNKRAALQALKRKKRLEQQLTQIDGTLSTIEFQREALENSHTNTEVLKNMGYAAKAMKKVHENMDVDKIDDLMQDITEQQDVAREISEAISGPFGETFDEDELLAELAELEQEELEDNMKRMGGLPSVPSSRLPSARPSQPTKKRVEDDDDMRMLASWAT, encoded by the exons atgagtaaaatctcCAAATTATTCAAAGGGAGCTCCAGCTCGAGCTCAGGTTCGTCCAGCTCCTCTTCTGCTTCCTCCAGGTccaaacaccaccaccaccggtCCCGAGGAGCTCCTTCACCTCAGGAAGCCATCCACAAActcagagagacagaagaaatGTTGACAAAGAAACAGGATTACCTGGAGAAAAAGATAGAGCAAGAACTCATGATAGCCAAGAAGAATGGGACCAAAAACAAGCGAG cTGCCCTGCAGGCGCTGAAGAGGAAGAAGCGTCTGGAGCAGCAGCTGACTCAGATCGACGGCACGCTCTCCACCATCGAGTTCCAGAGAGAAGCGCTGGAGAACTCTCACACCAACACGGAGGTGCTGAAGAACATGGGATACGCTGCTAAAGCCATGAAGAAAGTCCACGAGAACAT ggACGTTGATAAGATAGACGATCTGATGCAGGACATCACAGAGCAGCAGGATGTGGCTCGAGAGATCAGTGAAGCCATCTCTGGACCCTTCGGGGAGACGTTTGATGAG gATGAGCTTCTGGCCGAGCTGGCTGAGCTGGaacaggaggagctggaggacaaCATGAAGAGGATGGGAGGTCTGCCCAGTGTTCCCTCCTCCAGACTGCCGTCAGCGAGGCCCAGTCAGC ccaCCAAGAAAAGGGTTGAAGACGATGACGACATGCGCATGCTGGCATCGTGGGCAACTTAA
- the LOC134002483 gene encoding GTPase IMAP family member 4 has translation MDTNRPAHTEAGDSTAADEEAKKAAAAAAAKLANRLPELRLVVLGWRWPGKSLTGNTIIGREEFRLERAAEFCVKRQTEVLERQVTVVDTPGWFSTQDTPPSYKEELLRGASLCPPGPHAFLLVIPVGMFTEVDRARIEEHVSLFGERVWRQTIVVFTWAEVLRNISIERYIRREGKDLKWVLEKCKRRYFVINNCIFGEHPQVGRLLEKVEKLVAEEGGIYNPEEVEEKKKKEEEEVKEKEEKKPLDENQNPAREGRELGARPKQNSGLNLSKAMEVESLSN, from the exons ATGGACACGAATAGACCTGCACACACTGAAG CTGGAGACTCCACCGCTGCAGACGAGGAGGCCAAAAAAGCCGCAGCAGCCGCCGCCGCCAAGCTCGCCAACCGCCTCCCGGAGCTCCGCCTGGTGGTGCTCGGCTGGCGTTGGCCCGGTAAGAGCCTCACGGGCAACACCATCATCGGCCGGGAGGAGTTCCGCCTGGAGCGAGCCGCCGAGTTCTGCGTGAAGCGGCAGACGGAGGTGCTGGAGCGGCAGGTGACGGTGGTGGACACACCCGGCTGGTTCTCCACCCAGGACACGCCTCCGTCCTACAAGGAGGAGCTGCTCAGAGGCGCCTCGCTCTGTCCTCCGGGCCCGCACGCCTTCCTCCTCGTCATCCCCGTCGGCATGTTCACCGAGGTGGACCGGGCCCGCATCGAGGAGCACGTGAGCCTGTTCGGGGAGCGCGTGTGGAGGCAGACGATCGTGGTGTTCACGTGGGCGGAGGTGCTGAGGAACATTTCCATCGAGAGGTACATCCGCAGGGAGGGGAAGGACCTGAAGTGGGTTCTGGAGAAATGCAAACGGAGGTACTTCGTCATCAATAACTGCATATTCGGGGAGCATCCGCAGGTAGGACGCTTACTGGAGAAGGTGGAGAAGCTGGTGGCGGAGGAAGGAGGGATCTACAACccggaggaggtggaggagaagaagaagaaggaagaagaggaggtgaaggagaaggaggagaagaaaccGCTGGATGAGAACCAGAATCCAGCCAGAGAGGGGCGAGAGCTCGGAGCGAGACCCAAACAGAACTCGGGGCTCAACCTGTCCAAAGCCATGGAGGTGGAGTCGCTTTCCA